Within Wyeomyia smithii strain HCP4-BCI-WySm-NY-G18 chromosome 2, ASM2978416v1, whole genome shotgun sequence, the genomic segment ttcatctgtactagAAGGTAAGGAttccaaatgtgcagatttgtctgcaaaacgcatatttttaaAGTCCGTGCGCAGATTTTATTTGATTTGCATATATTGTAGTTTttgtttaaggagtaaatgtagtaatgtagatagaaaattaaattaactgaaaatatgattgtagaaactacgaaaaatgtaGTTCCGCAGGGGGGACTTAAACCCACAACTTCCAtgctccggtcagatgtgtttccgTTACTGGCTGTTTCAATAACATAAAACTTAGTGTTAATATAAAGTTAAAACATTTATAGAATGATTAATGAGTCAATCAATTGTCAAACTGTATTTAGCAATCTCGTTTTGTTTAGAAACAAATATTTACGTCCATTCGATCACAGATTTTTTTCTCTGATGGTCATAagttttcacagatttttattGTCAAACACAGATTTCGGAATGGCAACTCTGTACGTGACATGTTTTCGTGTTGTTCATTCTGCATCAAAACTGTCAATCCACGACAATTTTCATGTCTATTAGTTCAGGTAAACAATCACGGAATTCATTAGAAATTATAAAATACTATGTGGTTTCATTTTAGTAAGCACCGTTTTGAGTAAAAGATTTCGAAAATGACTACACAAACTGATGTCAATCGTAAAAAGGCCAGAAGGGAGGAAAAACGATCCTACCGAAATATGTTAGAGGAATTTGTCGTTTTTGAAGATGGATTCGTCAAGTGTCGTATCGACACACGCAAAGAGTGTGACTACAAACAAAAGCAGGACCGTTACGTTACCGGGAACTACATTCGGCATATGCGAACCGAGCACCGGGCACTGTCGAAGGCAGCAGGATTATTGCTAGAGGACACCAACGACGAGAAGAAAAGGAAAGTTGTACGACGGAAGATTCCCGTAGCCATAGATCGTCAGTCGGTCGCAGCAGCAGTAGTGAAGCTGGTAACAATTCATCATTTGCCGCTCCAAGCGGTCCAGTGGGAAGGAATGCAAATACTACTGAAGCCTATTTGCGATGCACTTGGAACCTCACTCAACCGATCCGTTTCTCAAAGTTACGTGAGTCTCGTGGCAAACGCTGTGAGAGAACTTATAACGCAGGAAGTGAAGTGCCGTTTGATAAGCATCAGAATCGATTCCGCATCGCGCCAAAATCGCCTGGTTATCGGCGTTCATAGCCAATTCGCTGTTAACGGAGAGATTGTTGTTCGAACGCTTGGTAAGATTcggattttttatcattttattatAAGAACTAGTAACAAACTTCGCCCCCGTTACAGGAATCATCGAATTTAAAGAAAGACCAACGGCGAAACTGCTCAAGTCAGAAATAATCCGAATTTTGGACATCTACGAAATATCCTTGGAACAGGTGTTTTCAGTTACCTACGACAACGGTGAGGAGCAGCATGCCCAGTCATTAAACGCGCAGGAAGCTGTGGATTACGATGACATTACGGAGGAGGCCGCAGCCACTCTCACTTTGGATGGAGTAATGCATGAGTTAGGAAACTCCATCGATCTAGTCAGAAGCCCGATGTCAATAATGCAATCCGCAATAGGTGACGTGGTCAATCAGTTCGATCGAGAAATAAGAGATATCACGTTGGTCGCAAAGAACTGCAGAAAATTGATCTACAAATCGGAATTCGATAGCACGACACTGCCACCGTTCTACGGTGGAAAATCTAGCTGGGATAGTATTTATCTCATGTTGAAGCACTTTTCCGACCACGACAACCTGTTTAAAAAACTTGGTAGTCGATACGGGGAATTAGGTACATGCGCTATTGGGTTTTAGGTTTAGTTTAATAATAAAGCGCAACTTTTCAGATTTATCGGAACATCGGAAGTACATCAAGGATTATGTGGCGGCATTCAGACCGTTGTACAACTGTGTCAAAAACATGAACGGGAAGCACGTGTCGCTGGCGGACTTCAATTTGCGATGGCTGCATACAATTTTTGAGCTCAGCAAacttgaaaccacaaatcgattTGTGGAGAATttaacagcagcattgcaaacaCGGCTAGCGTCATTGAAGAACAGCATGGCCTTCAATTGTGCCCTTTTCGTGGACCCTCGAGTGCACTACTACAACTCCACATTGTTCGACGCCGGAGAGAAGGATAAAATTAAGGTATTTTTTTTGGGTTTCACATTGGATAGATAGAATGTAGAACAATCGTATGATACGTGTTATTTTTATCCAGAAATATATCTTTGCCACATGGGAGAAATTATCCCAGTTCCAGTCGAAAGCAGTGGATATACCTAAAACCGATCAGGAGATCGTACAGGAAGAGATGGATTTGATGATCAGCAAAATGTTCGGTGATTCCCGGCCGGGAAATAATTCCGAAGGAGTGTTGATGTTTCAAAAACAACTGAACACCCTCGAAGTGGACACACGACAGAACGCCTCGGTTGACATCTGGGCCCACTGGATGGCCCGCAAGTCATCACACCCGGAGCTACACAGCCTGGCCACCATTTTCCTGGCCGTGCCGTCCAACCCAGTGGCACTGGATAGAACATTCAGTGCTTTGGATCTAGTCGTTTCGGACGCGCGCT encodes:
- the LOC129724041 gene encoding uncharacterized protein LOC129724041 — its product is MTTQTDVNRKKARREEKRSYRNMLEEFVVFEDGFVKCRIDTRKECDYKQKQDRYVTGNYIRHMRTEHRALSKAAGLLLEDTNDEKKRKVVRRKIPVAIDRQSVAAAVVKLVTIHHLPLQAVQWEGMQILLKPICDALGTSLNRSVSQSYVSLVANAVRELITQEVKCRLISIRIDSASRQNRLVIGVHSQFAVNGEIVVRTLGIIEFKERPTAKLLKSEIIRILDIYEISLEQVFSVTYDNGEEQHAQSLNAQEAVDYDDITEEAAATLTLDGVMHELGNSIDLVRSPMSIMQSAIGDVVNQFDREIRDITLVAKNCRKLIYKSEFDSTTLPPFYGGKSSWDSIYLMLKHFSDHDNLFKKLGSRYGELDLSEHRKYIKDYVAAFRPLYNCVKNMNGKHVSLADFNLRWLHTIFELSKLETTNRFVENLTAALQTRLASLKNSMAFNCALFVDPRVHYYNSTLFDAGEKDKIKKYIFATWEKLSQFQSKAVDIPKTDQEIVQEEMDLMISKMFGDSRPGNNSEGVLMFQKQLNTLEVDTRQNASVDIWAHWMARKSSHPELHSLATIFLAVPSNPVALDRTFSALDLVVSDARSKLSDVTLNNILIVKLNREILDTALQLAEPSLLALDN